One Callospermophilus lateralis isolate mCalLat2 chromosome 6, mCalLat2.hap1, whole genome shotgun sequence genomic region harbors:
- the LOC143402100 gene encoding olfactory receptor 2H2-like, which produces MITSCNESHSDFILRGFSDKPYLEKVLFWIILFFYCLTLAGNMVIVLVSMKDPKLHSPMYFFLSNLSLLDLCFTSSCVPQMLVNSWGPEKTISYIGCAIQLYVFLWLGATECVLLVIMAMDRYVAVCHPLQYTTTMHPRVCLKLATLAWGTGLVQSLVQSPATLQLPFCSRIIDDILCEVPALIHLSNTDTTYNETQMSIASIFILVVPLIIILSSYCAIVHAVLRIKSNAGQKKAFGTCTSHLLVVSLFYGTVTGVYLQPQNHYAHEQGKFLTLFYTVVTPTLNPFIYTLRNKEVKGALRRLRRRTGFPRITKKVDICLPIA; this is translated from the coding sequence ATGATCACAAGTTGCAATGAGAGCCACAGTGACTTCATCCTCCGGGGCTTCTCTGACAAACCTTATTTGGAGAAGGTACTTTTTTGgatcattttgtttttttattgcttGACACTTGCAGGAAATATGGTCATAGTTCTTGTCTCCATGAAGGATCCAAAGCTCCACAGTCccatgtatttctttctttccaacCTTTCCTTGCTAGATCTCTGTTTTACCAGCAGCTGTGTGCCACAGATGTTGGTTAATTCATGGGGTCCAGAGAAGACTATCAGTTATATTGGCTGTGCTATTCAACTGTATGTCTTCCTGTGGCTTGGAGCCACTGAGTGTGTCCTTCTTGTTATCATGGCCATGGACCGCTATGTGGCAGTGTGTCATCCACTGCAATATACCACTACCATGCATCCCAGAGTTTGTCTGAAGCTGGCTACCCTTGCCTGGGGAACTGGTCTGGTGCAGTCTTTGGTCCAATCCCCTGCCACCCTCCAGTTACCCTTCTGCTCCAGGATAATAGATGACATCCTGTGCGAAGTCCCAGCTCTTATTCATCTCTCCAATACAGATACTACCTACAATGAAACCCAGATGTCCATTGCTAGCATTTTTATTCTGGTGGTGCCCTTGATCATTATCCTTTCCTCTTACTGTGCTATTGTTCATGCAGTACTGAGAATAAAGTCGAATGCAGGACAGAAGAAAGCATTTGGTACCTGTACTTCTCACCTTCTTGTGGTCTCCCTCTTCTATGGCACTGTCACAGGTGTCTACCTTCAACCCCAAAATCACTATGCTCATGAACAGGGCAAGTTTCTTACCCTTTTCTACACAGTAGTAACCCCAACTCTTAACCCCTTCATCTACACTCTGAGGAACAAGGAAGTAAAAGGAGCACTAAGAAGATTAAGGAGGAGGACTGGGTTTCCTAGAATAACTAAAAAGGTTGATATTTGTTTGCCTATTGCTTAA